The Corallococcus caeni region GGCACCACGCGATGGCCGCTCCCGCACCCACGCCGTCCCCGTCCGTGTCCGCCCACGCTTCCGACAGGGCCGACACCGCCGCGTCCCCGTCATCGCAGTCCGGCGCCGCCGGCTGCTCCCGGTAGCCCGCGAGCGTGTCCCCCACGCAGCCCGTCACCGGGCCCTTGCCCGTGGCCCCATCTCCGTCCGCGTCCGGATACAGGCCGGACACAGAGCGCCAGCGCGTGGCGTCCAGGGGCGCGCAGTCGCCTCCCTGCGACGTCCGGCCCTTCGTCGTGCTTCCCACGCAGGCGACGGAGGGGGTCCCCTCACCGAAACCGTCCCCGTCCGTGTCCTCGTAGCCCGTGACGGACCGCCACACCGTGGGGTTCGCGTCATCGCAGTCCAGCTCCGCCGGATGGCCGTCGCCGTCCAGGTCCCGGGAGCCCAGGCCGCCGCCCACACCGCAGCCGAGCTGGAGTCCCAGGGCAAGCCACACCCCTGCCCGCATCAATCGCACCCGCGTGTCCATGGAGGCGGCCGGGAGCTACTGACGGGTCAGCGTGCAGGTCGGGTAGTAGCCGCCGTATTCCTTGAACCAACTGAACTGGAAGCGTCCGGGCCGGGTCATGGCGAGCAGGGCCAGCCGGTCACACCGGGTCGCCTCCGAGGCGTCGTACGCAGGGGCGTCGAAGGAGATGGTGCGGGGCGTGCTCTCCCCCTGAAGGACTCCGGTGATGACGAAGTGGCCATAGCCGGTGGTGTAGGCATCCACGGTCGTGAAGACGTAGTTCACCCCCGGAACGGATTCCTCCGGCGCCGCCAGGGCCGAAGCCGGGGCAAGGGACAGGGTGGCCAGCAGGGCGAGTGCGCGGAGCGACGACATGGGGTGTTCCTCGGAGGGGCAGGGGCGCGGTGGGAGCGCGGCGTCGAGCCGTATACGGAGCGTGCTCGGTTTCTTGGCTCGCCAGGCCCCGGGATGGCCGTCCGCTCCCTCCCCGGCCCGGCCCGGAGGTCGTCGGGGGCCGTGCCCCCGGGTACCACCGGGCTTGTCATGCCCCAGGGGGTGCAATACGCCTTGGACCCATGTCCACCCCCGCGCTGCCCGCTGACTTCCTCCGCGCCATCGCCGAGTCGTTCCCCGACGACTTCCTCACCCGGGAGCCCGCGGAGCTCCAGGAGTACGGCCGCGACTGGACGCGCGTGTACGCCCCGGCGCCGGGCGCGGTGGCCTTCCCCCGCACCACGGACGAGGTCGCCCGCTTCATGGCGCTCTGCCACCAGCACCGCGTCGCGGTGGTGCCCTCCGGCGGACGCACGGGCCTGGCGGGCGGGGCGGTGGCCATGCACGGCGAGGTGGTGCTGTCGCTCAAGCGGATGACTCGCATGGAGCCCGTGGACCTGCTGGGCAACACGGTGCGCGTGCAGGCGGGCGCGGTGACGGAAGGCGTGCACCAGCACTGCGCGCCGCACGGGCTCACGTGGCCGGTGGACTTCGCCTCCAAGGGCAGCAGCACGGTGGGCGGCAACATCGCCACCAACGCGGGCGGCGTGAAGGTCATCCGCTACGGCCTCACCCGGCAGTGGGTGCTGGGCCTGCAGGTGGTGACGGCCCAGGGGCAGGTGCTGGAGCTCAACGGCGCGCTGGAGAAGAACAACACCGGCGCGGACCTGCGCCAGCTCTTCATCGGCAGCGAGGGCACGCTGGGCATCATCACGGAGGCCACGCTCAAGCTGACGCGGCTGCCGGGCAAGCAGGACGTCTTCCTCTTCGCGGTGCCGGACGTGGCCGCCGTGCTGCGGCTGTTCCGCGACGCGCGCCAGGCGCCGCTGGTGCTGTCCGCCTACGAGTTCTTCACCGACAAGTGCCTGGCCCGCGTGCAGCGCCACCGCAAGCTGCGCTCGCCCTTCGAAGCGCCCAGCGGCTGCTACGTCCTCTTGGAGTCCGAGGGCGGCGACCCGGCGGCGGTGGAGGCGTGGCTGGGCTCACTCTTCGAGCGCGGGCTCGTCACCGACGGCACCCAGGCGCAGGGCGCGGCGCAGGCGCAGGAGCTGTGGTCTCTGCGCGAGTCCATCAGCGAGAGCCTCTCCGCCACGGGCGTGCTGCACAAGAACGACATCTCCCTGCCGGTGGCGAACCTGGAGGCGTTCTGCGCGGAGCTGGACGCCGTGTTCGCCAGCCGTTATCCGGGCTGGGAGATCTGCCTCTTCGGCCACATCGGCGACGGCAACCTGCACGTCAACGTGATGAAGCCGGACGCGGTGGAGAAGGCGGACTTCTTCGCCCACGCCAAGCAGTCCGACCACGCCATGTTCGACCTCGTGCGCAAGCACGGCGGCAGCATCTCCGCCGAGCACGGCATCGGCCTGCTCAAGAAGGACTACCTGGACTACACGCGCGCGCCCGGGGAGCTGGAGCTCTTGCGCACCCTCAAGCGTGCGCTGGATCCGGCCGGCATCCTGAACCCCGGCAAGATCCTGGACGCCTGAGCACGCGCCTCAGGACACGATGCGCGTCTTGATGTCCGTCTCCAGCCCGGCGATGGCCTCGCACACCTGGCGGGACACGTCCTGGTCCAGGTCCATCACCAGGTAGCCCACGTTGGCGTCCGTGCTCAGCACCTGCGCGTGGATGTTGGCGTTGAGGTCGGACACGATGCGGTTGATGTCGCGGAGCACGCCCGGCGTGTTGCGGTGCACGTTGATGATGCGGTGGGTGCCCGGGTTGATGGGCGCCTCCACGTTGGGGAAGTTCACCGCGCCCGTCGTCGCGCCGCCCTTCACGAACTTGAGCAGCGACGTGGCCACCTCCTTGCCGATGGACGCCTGCGCCTCCTCCGTGGAGCCGCCGATGTGCGGCGTGAGCACCACGTTGGGCAGCCCCTGCAGCTCCGTCACGAAGCCGTCCGAGTTGCCCTCCGGCTCCTCCGGGTACACGTCCACCGCCGCGCCGCCCAGGTGCTTGGAGCGCAGCGCCTGCGCCAGCGCCGGGATGTCCACCACCGTGCCGCGGCTGGCGTTGATGAGGCACGCGCCCGGCTTCATCGCCGCCAGCTGCTCCGGGCCCATCATCAAGTGGGTGGACGCCAGCGCCGGCACGTGCAGCGTCACGAAGTCAGACTCCGCCAGCAGCCCGTTCAGCGTGGACACCGACCGCGAGTTGCCCAAGGGCAGCTTCGTCATCACGTCGTAGTAGAGGACGCGCATGCCCAGCGCCTCCGCCAGCACGCCTAGCTGCGAGCCGATGTGCCCGTAGCCGATGATGCCCAGCGTCTTGCCGCGCACCTCGTGGCTGCCCGTGGCCACCTTGCGCCACTGCCCCGCGTGCACCTCCCGGCTGCGGTCGAAGAGCTGGCGCGTCAGCACCACCACCTCCGCCAGCACCATCTCCGCCACGCTGCGCGTGTTGCTGAACGGCGCGTTGAACACCGGCACGCCGTGCACGCTGGAGGCGAGCAGATCAATCTGGTTGGTGCCGATGCAGAAGGCGCCAATCGCCAGCAGGTCGTCCGCGTACTTCAGCGCCTCCTCCGGCACCGTCGTCTTGCTGCGGATGCCCAAGAGGTGCACGCCCTTGAGTCGCTCCGCCAGCTCCTCCGGCTTGAGCGCCGCGGACAGCCGCTCCACCTCGAAGCCCTCCGCCTTCAGCATCTCCTGGGCCGAGGCGTGGATGTTCTCCAGCAGCATGACTCGCAGCGGGCCCTGGGTGCTCACGGGGCGGCGGGGCGACGGCGGGAAGCGGGGTGTGCTCATGGCGCCTTGCGTTAGACCTCGCCCTCCATGGTGTCAAGCCTCCGGTGGGGCGAGGTGCCCCGGAGGAGGGGCGAGCTGAGGGCGGGAAGACACCGGGCCCGCCACTCCCCACGGACGTGGTGGGGAGGGACGGGCCCGGAAGGACAGCAGGGGAGCCGTGGGGCTTCGGGGCTACTGGAGGGTCCAGGCCAGCGTGCCGCTGCACGCGCTGCTGCCGAAGCAGCCCACGCGGATCTGGTACGTGCCGCCCGCGCCCGTGGGCGCGGTGTAGGCCGCGTGCGACAGCGAGCCGCAGGCGTCGTCGTTGAACGTCACCTGCTGGCCGGCCGCGTTGAACAGGCGCACCATCGTGTCACCCGTGCCGGACGCGCCCGCCACGCCGCAGCTGCCGAAGGACAGCGACTGGCCGGCCTGCAGCGTCACGTCGCCGTTCGCCGTGCCCGTGGTGGCGTTGGCGGTGTTGCTGACGTTGAAGTTGAAGGAGCCCTGGGTGGCCGCGCCGCCCTGTGCAACCTCCCAGGACACCGTGCCGCCGCAGCTGCCGTTCTGGTAGCAGCCGGCGCGGACCTCATAGGTGCCCGCGACGGTGGCCGTGTAGGTGATCTTCGAACCGACGCCGCTGGCGCACCCGTCGTCGTTGGAGGCGACCTCCGCGCCGGACGGGCCGCGCAGGCGCAGCCAGGAGTCGCCGCTGGTGAGGGCGGCGCCGGTGACGCCGCAGGTGCCCACGGTGAGCTTCTGGCCGGCCGCGAGCGTCACCGTGCCGTTGACGGTGTTGCGCGAGGCGCTGGCGGTGTTGGTCGCGGTGAAGTCGTACTTCGTCGCCGGGGGCGGCGTGGTGTTGCACAGCCGCTGGTTGGTGGTGCGCGCGCACAGCTCCTGGATGGCGTGGTGCACGTAGATGACGCCCTCGCCGCCGCAGCCCGTCTCCTTGCACACGTTGACCACGTTGCAGGCCTGCTTCGGGTCCGGGTTCGGCACGTAGTCATCGTCACCGAACACCAGGATGCCCGCGACGGTGTGGGTGGCCGTCTCGTACACGCCGGAGCCGGAGTTGCCCCCGAAGGTGTCCGTGGTGGCGACGAAGTAGTCCATGTACTCGGCGTTGTTCTCACGCACGGAGCCGCCCGAGTCGATCTTGAACGGGATGCCGCTGCCGCTGCCGATGACGGCCACGTTCTGGCCCACCGTCAGCGGGGCGCTGCCCGCGCGCACCGGCGCCGGGGTGAAGCGCGGCGCGGCGGAGCGGTCCAGCTTGATGATGGCGAAGTCCACGTAGGTGGGCTCCGTGTCATCGCTCAGGTGCCGGGCGATGATGCTCTTGCAGGAGAAGACGTCCTGGCTGGTGATGGTGTGCAGCTGGCCTTCCGCCGTCTTGTAGAAGTTGAAGACGAAGCGCGTGTTCTCGCACTCCACGGCGTCCTCCGCCGCGGGCCCCACGCAGTGGCCCGCGGTCAGCACCAGGTCATCGTCGATGAGCGTGCCGGAGCAGAAGGCCGGGTTCGGGTCGTCGCGGAAGCGCTGGTCCGTGCAGAGGTTCTCCCATTCGCCCAGCGTCAGCGGGTCCACCTTGACGTTGTTCGGATCCGACATGTCGAGGAAGTCCGGCGTCAGCAGCGCCACCGTGGACTTCTGCGCCCGGTCCCGCAGGACCGCGCTGGGGTGCGCGTAGACATCCTGGCGGTCGTCGGTGCCGTAGACGACCGGCGCGCTGGACTCGTTCAGCGACGGCTGCTGCTCGGGCGTGCCCGACTCGGGGGCCGGCCCGCAGGCCAGGGCGGTGAGGGTGCAGAACAGGGTACCGAGCAGCTTCGCTCGGAGGTTGGGGGCGGACACGGACATGCGGGCGACTCCTGACGGGTACTGCGACAGACACAGCGAAGAAAGGGGGTGTCACTGGAAGACGGAGGCGGACCCCGGCGGTCGCAGGGAAGGACCGTGCCGGGGGGATGTCGGGGGTCTGCTTTCAGTCCGCGTCGGGCGCTTCGAGCCAGCTGAGCGCCTCGGCGCGCGACTCGAAGGTCTTCGCCGGGATGGTGAGGCCGGCGTTCTTGGTCATGCGCCAGGCCTGCAGGCCGCTGCCGGGGTCCTGCACCACGCGCGCGGAGCGCTTCATGCCGCGCTGCTGGGCATAGGCGTTCAGCCGCGCCATCTCCCCCACCACGGAGGCGGGCATCACCCGCAGCTTGGACTGGTCCACCAGCGCGGACCACTCCGCGCCCCCACGGGCGGTGATGTCCTTCTTCAGTTGCTCGACGTACTCGGTCACGTCCTTCGGCGTCACTTCCGAGGGATAGATGATCTCGATGATGTCGTGGGGCAGGTGGGCGATTTCAATCTTCATGCGCGGCTTGCGGCTCTCTTCCAGGCGGGGCGCGCCATCCTAGCCGCAGTGCCTGTCGCCGGATACCGCACCCCCGCATTCCGCCACCCCACGTCGCTCTCCGCCGCAGGGGTTGTCAGACCTTGCGGGTAGAACCCTGCCTTGCCCAGTCCCGCCGGACCCGGGGCGTCACGCCGCGCGCGGTGGGTGCGGGACGGGCGGTGCGCGGGGCCCTGGCTGGCCGGCTGGAGCAGGGCCTGCCGAAGGGCGCGGGCGCGGGAAGTGGATGACCTCCGCTCCCAGGTTGTCAGGATGATGCCTATGCGCCAGCCCTTCTTTTCGGTCCACGGCGCGGCTCTGCCGGTCGCGCCTGAACCCAACCACCTCATCCTGGTGAACGGCCCCAGGGAGGAAGTGCCCACCTCCGAGGAGGCGTTCCTGGAAGCGCGGGAGTGGTTGGACGCACTGCACTCCCGGATGATGCAGGGCCCGGACGACATGCTGCACCAGGGCATGACGGACCTGCACGGGGGCCTCATCGAGCGGCGGCGCCAGTGGAGCCCGGAGCTGTGGAAGCGCTTCTGCCTGGAGCTGGCGCGCAAGCACCCGATGCGCCCCTTCCTGCACCAGTGCCCCTTCACCCGGCACGCCTTCGAGCGGCCGCGCGGCTACGCGGGCGACGCGGCCCTCATCGACTACCTCTACATGGACCACGCGGCGGACGAGCTGCACGCGGGCCGCGAAATCTACCGGTACATGCACGGGCAGCCCTCCGCGCGGAGCGTGCGCGAGCGCCGGGAGCTGCTCGCGCGGATGATGGACGAGACGGCCGAGCGGCGGCCCGACGGGCGGGTGCTGTCGGTGGCGTGCGGGCACCTGCGGGAGGCGGAGTCGTCGCGCGCGGTGGCGGAGCGGCGGCTGGAGGAGCTCATCGCGTTCGACCAGGACCCGGTGAGCCTGGCCGAAATCTCCCGCCTGCACCCGGGCGGCATCGTGCGGCCGGTGTGCGGCTCGGTCCGCTCGCTGCTCGCGGGCAAGGCGGTGTTCACGGACCTGGACTTCGCGTACTCCGCCGGGCTGTACGACTACCTGTCGGACTCCGTGGCGGCCCGCCTCACCGCGCTGCTCTTCCACATGCTGCGCCCGGGCGGACGCCTGCTGGTGGCCAACTTCGCGGTGCACCCGCCGGAGACGGGCTACATGGAGGCCTTCATGGACTGGTGGCTCACCTACCGGGACGAGGACGGCATGCGCGGCCTCCTGTCGGAGACGCCGCTGGAGCAGGTGGCCAACGTGCGGCTGTTCCGCGACTCGCAGGACAACGTCATCTACCTGGAGGCGACGCGCCAGTAGCGCCGGCCCTCCAGGCTCGCCCCTTCAGTGCACGGGCGAGCCGGAGCGGGGCAGGGTCACCGTGAAGGTGGAGCCCTGCTCCGGGGCGCTGGCGACTTCTATGTTGCCGCCCAGCGCCTGCACGATTTCGCGGACGATCCACAGCCCCAGCCCGAAGCCGCCGTAGTGGCGCACGGACACCGCGCGCTCGAAGCGCTCGAAGATGCGCGCCCGGTCCTCCTCCGCGATGCCGATGCCGTGGTCGCGCACCTCCAGCCGCACGCGCGTCGCGTCCCCGTCCAGGGTGACCTCCACGGGCTTGCCCGCGCCGTACTTCATGGCGTTGGTCAGGAGGTTGCCCACCACCTGCTCCAGCCGGAGCGCGTCCCAGTGGCCCACGAGGCGCGGCTCGCTGGCGTGGAAGCGCACCTCGCACTCGGCGCGCACCAGGGCCTCGCGGCTGCGCTCCAATTGGCCGCGCACCAGCGTCACCAGGTCCACGTCCTCGCGCTTGATGTGCAGCTGGCCCTGCGCGATGCGGGAGATGTCCAGCAGGTCGTTGACCAGCTTCCCCAGCCGCTGCGTCTGCGAGTAGGCGGACTCCAGCTTCGCGGTCAGCTTCTCCGGCGCCATGGGCGCGCCCTTCGCCTTCGCCTGGAGCCCCTGGATGTGCAACTGGAGCGACGTGAGCGGCGTCTTCAGTTCGTGCGCGGCGATGGACAGGAAGTCGTCGCGACGGCGCACGGCCTCCTGCTCCTCGCGGTAGAGGCGGCCCTGCTCCTCGGAGAGGGCGGCGACGCGCTCGAAGTTCTCCGCGTTCTCCAGCGCCGCGCCGGAGAGCACCGCCACGAAGGACGCCAGGCGCTCCTCGTCCTCGCCGAACAGCGCGCCCACCTTGCGGTGGCTGGCCACCACGCACGCCACCGTCTTGCCGCGCACCTG contains the following coding sequences:
- a CDS encoding FAD-binding oxidoreductase, which encodes MSTPALPADFLRAIAESFPDDFLTREPAELQEYGRDWTRVYAPAPGAVAFPRTTDEVARFMALCHQHRVAVVPSGGRTGLAGGAVAMHGEVVLSLKRMTRMEPVDLLGNTVRVQAGAVTEGVHQHCAPHGLTWPVDFASKGSSTVGGNIATNAGGVKVIRYGLTRQWVLGLQVVTAQGQVLELNGALEKNNTGADLRQLFIGSEGTLGIITEATLKLTRLPGKQDVFLFAVPDVAAVLRLFRDARQAPLVLSAYEFFTDKCLARVQRHRKLRSPFEAPSGCYVLLESEGGDPAAVEAWLGSLFERGLVTDGTQAQGAAQAQELWSLRESISESLSATGVLHKNDISLPVANLEAFCAELDAVFASRYPGWEICLFGHIGDGNLHVNVMKPDAVEKADFFAHAKQSDHAMFDLVRKHGGSISAEHGIGLLKKDYLDYTRAPGELELLRTLKRALDPAGILNPGKILDA
- the serA gene encoding phosphoglycerate dehydrogenase, producing MSTPRFPPSPRRPVSTQGPLRVMLLENIHASAQEMLKAEGFEVERLSAALKPEELAERLKGVHLLGIRSKTTVPEEALKYADDLLAIGAFCIGTNQIDLLASSVHGVPVFNAPFSNTRSVAEMVLAEVVVLTRQLFDRSREVHAGQWRKVATGSHEVRGKTLGIIGYGHIGSQLGVLAEALGMRVLYYDVMTKLPLGNSRSVSTLNGLLAESDFVTLHVPALASTHLMMGPEQLAAMKPGACLINASRGTVVDIPALAQALRSKHLGGAAVDVYPEEPEGNSDGFVTELQGLPNVVLTPHIGGSTEEAQASIGKEVATSLLKFVKGGATTGAVNFPNVEAPINPGTHRIINVHRNTPGVLRDINRIVSDLNANIHAQVLSTDANVGYLVMDLDQDVSRQVCEAIAGLETDIKTRIVS
- a CDS encoding trypsin-like peptidase domain-containing protein, whose product is MSVSAPNLRAKLLGTLFCTLTALACGPAPESGTPEQQPSLNESSAPVVYGTDDRQDVYAHPSAVLRDRAQKSTVALLTPDFLDMSDPNNVKVDPLTLGEWENLCTDQRFRDDPNPAFCSGTLIDDDLVLTAGHCVGPAAEDAVECENTRFVFNFYKTAEGQLHTITSQDVFSCKSIIARHLSDDTEPTYVDFAIIKLDRSAAPRFTPAPVRAGSAPLTVGQNVAVIGSGSGIPFKIDSGGSVRENNAEYMDYFVATTDTFGGNSGSGVYETATHTVAGILVFGDDDYVPNPDPKQACNVVNVCKETGCGGEGVIYVHHAIQELCARTTNQRLCNTTPPPATKYDFTATNTASASRNTVNGTVTLAAGQKLTVGTCGVTGAALTSGDSWLRLRGPSGAEVASNDDGCASGVGSKITYTATVAGTYEVRAGCYQNGSCGGTVSWEVAQGGAATQGSFNFNVSNTANATTGTANGDVTLQAGQSLSFGSCGVAGASGTGDTMVRLFNAAGQQVTFNDDACGSLSHAAYTAPTGAGGTYQIRVGCFGSSACSGTLAWTLQ
- a CDS encoding STAS/SEC14 domain-containing protein, translating into MKIEIAHLPHDIIEIIYPSEVTPKDVTEYVEQLKKDITARGGAEWSALVDQSKLRVMPASVVGEMARLNAYAQQRGMKRSARVVQDPGSGLQAWRMTKNAGLTIPAKTFESRAEALSWLEAPDAD
- a CDS encoding class I SAM-dependent methyltransferase, giving the protein MRQPFFSVHGAALPVAPEPNHLILVNGPREEVPTSEEAFLEAREWLDALHSRMMQGPDDMLHQGMTDLHGGLIERRRQWSPELWKRFCLELARKHPMRPFLHQCPFTRHAFERPRGYAGDAALIDYLYMDHAADELHAGREIYRYMHGQPSARSVRERRELLARMMDETAERRPDGRVLSVACGHLREAESSRAVAERRLEELIAFDQDPVSLAEISRLHPGGIVRPVCGSVRSLLAGKAVFTDLDFAYSAGLYDYLSDSVAARLTALLFHMLRPGGRLLVANFAVHPPETGYMEAFMDWWLTYRDEDGMRGLLSETPLEQVANVRLFRDSQDNVIYLEATRQ